A portion of the Clostridium gelidum genome contains these proteins:
- a CDS encoding aldo/keto reductase translates to MKNINMGNSGIEASEIGLGCMRMAELEKSDAEKVIKTSLDEGINFFDHADIYGRGKSEEVFADAINMNPTIREKMIIQTKCAIVPGVMYDFSKEHILNSVDKSLKRLNTDYVDTLLLHRPDTLMEPEEVAEAFSKLYKEGKVKKFGVSNHSPMQIELLNKYLDNKIIINQLQFGIMHTGMIDSGLNVNMKIDPSIDRAGSILEYCRLKDITIQAWSPYQYGFFEGVFLDNDKFPELNKKINEIAENKGVTNNTIATAWILRHPAKIQTIVGTMNSNRLKEICKASDVELTRQEWYEIYLAAGNKLP, encoded by the coding sequence ATGAAAAATATAAATATGGGGAATAGTGGAATTGAAGCTTCAGAAATTGGACTTGGATGCATGAGAATGGCAGAACTTGAAAAGAGTGATGCAGAAAAGGTAATTAAAACTTCACTAGATGAAGGAATTAATTTTTTTGACCATGCTGATATATATGGAAGAGGAAAGTCAGAAGAGGTTTTTGCAGATGCAATTAATATGAATCCAACTATAAGAGAAAAAATGATTATTCAAACAAAATGTGCCATAGTGCCTGGAGTAATGTATGATTTTTCAAAAGAACATATTTTAAATTCAGTAGATAAAAGTTTAAAAAGATTAAATACAGATTATGTGGATACATTACTTTTACATCGTCCAGATACACTTATGGAACCAGAAGAAGTTGCAGAAGCTTTTTCTAAATTATATAAAGAGGGCAAAGTCAAAAAGTTTGGTGTAAGTAATCATAGTCCAATGCAAATTGAATTGCTAAATAAATATTTAGACAATAAAATAATTATCAATCAATTGCAATTTGGTATAATGCATACTGGAATGATAGATTCTGGATTAAATGTGAATATGAAAATAGATCCTTCAATAGATAGAGCTGGAAGTATATTAGAATATTGCCGTCTTAAGGATATAACAATTCAAGCCTGGTCTCCTTATCAATATGGATTCTTTGAAGGGGTATTTTTAGATAATGATAAATTCCCAGAATTAAATAAGAAAATAAATGAAATTGCTGAGAATAAGGGAGTAACTAATAATACAATAGCAACTGCATGGATATTAAGACATCCAGCAAAAATCCAAACAATAGTAGGTACAATGAACTCAAATCGTCTTAAGGAAATATGCAAAGCATCAGATGTAGAGTTAACAAGACAAGAATGGTATGAGATATACTTAGCAGCAGGTAATAAGTTGCCATAA
- a CDS encoding sigma-70 family RNA polymerase sigma factor: MEPVTVVDFSHQNEKIHENIDKREEFTEIFQLYYKRVYNYTYYRVNSQEAAEDLTSNIFEKIIVRFNTYENEKSKFEVWMFTIARNTINDYFRKQKRYKIISIDSILDLMSRDKGPEDLMINKERNNKLLDALNVLDAKERNIIAYKFGGDLKNTEIAKILNISESNVGVKLHRIMKRLKIEMEKEAK, from the coding sequence GTGGAACCAGTTACCGTTGTGGATTTTTCACACCAAAATGAAAAAATACATGAGAATATAGATAAAAGGGAAGAGTTTACAGAAATTTTTCAGCTTTATTATAAGAGAGTGTATAACTATACCTATTATAGAGTTAATTCACAGGAAGCAGCTGAAGATTTGACTAGTAATATATTTGAAAAAATTATAGTAAGATTCAATACTTATGAAAATGAAAAATCAAAATTTGAAGTTTGGATGTTTACTATTGCTAGAAACACTATAAATGATTATTTTAGAAAACAAAAAAGATATAAAATTATATCAATTGATAGTATTCTTGATTTAATGTCAAGGGACAAAGGTCCAGAAGACTTAATGATTAATAAAGAAAGAAATAATAAATTATTAGATGCACTAAATGTTTTAGATGCAAAGGAACGGAATATTATTGCATATAAATTTGGTGGGGATCTTAAAAATACAGAAATTGCAAAAATATTAAATATTAGTGAAAGTAATGTAGGAGTAAAGCTCCACCGGATTATGAAAAGATTAAAAATTGAAATGGAAAAGGAGGCTAAATAA
- a CDS encoding DUF4367 domain-containing protein — protein sequence MKEIKFQGKREDFIEGIDDEFQDLARQLSNMDFSKESNKNSVLSTNLKNLNNEGDSNMKKINKIKKTGIAAASLLIASTLFAQTTFAQVAVNKIIKTISLGHITMVQEEDDELKEVELPDSLKGNVLDKNKNPLEKITKNIYAQGIYTKDGEKIYKIDFENGTIVTEEQAKQIEEKAKENTLCVSDSSTLNQYTCFDVKLPSYLPNGYTFDRAEFTKDESGNVKDSKYAELYFKNQKTGKEIYMQERFACEETRAEGGSDDIEKININGVDAILSDGKNIDWEANNTVYNLVGKNIGKDEAIKVAESIK from the coding sequence ATGAAAGAAATTAAATTTCAAGGGAAAAGAGAAGATTTTATAGAAGGTATAGATGATGAATTTCAAGATTTAGCTAGACAATTAAGTAATATGGATTTTAGTAAAGAAAGTAATAAAAATTCTGTGTTAAGTACCAATTTAAAAAATCTCAATAATGAAGGAGATAGTAATATGAAAAAAATAAACAAAATAAAGAAAACAGGTATCGCAGCAGCATCATTATTAATTGCATCAACATTATTTGCGCAAACAACTTTTGCACAAGTTGCAGTAAACAAAATTATTAAAACAATATCTTTAGGACATATAACAATGGTACAAGAAGAGGATGATGAACTTAAGGAAGTTGAGTTGCCAGATTCACTTAAAGGAAATGTTCTTGATAAAAATAAAAATCCTCTTGAAAAAATAACAAAGAATATTTATGCACAAGGTATATACACAAAGGATGGAGAAAAAATTTACAAAATTGATTTCGAAAATGGAACAATTGTAACAGAAGAACAAGCTAAACAAATTGAAGAGAAAGCAAAAGAGAATACGTTATGTGTTTCAGATAGCAGTACATTAAATCAATACACTTGCTTTGATGTTAAATTGCCTTCATATTTACCTAATGGATATACATTTGATAGAGCAGAATTTACTAAGGACGAATCAGGTAATGTAAAAGATAGCAAATATGCAGAATTATATTTTAAAAATCAAAAAACAGGAAAGGAAATATATATGCAAGAAAGATTTGCATGTGAAGAAACTAGGGCAGAAGGAGGTTCAGATGATATTGAGAAAATTAATATTAATGGTGTAGATGCTATATTATCAGACGGTAAGAATATTGATTGGGAAGCTAATAACACTGTATATAATTTAGTTGGTAAAAACATTGGTAAAGATGAAGCTATAAAAGTTGCTGAATCAATTAAATAA
- a CDS encoding M15 family metallopeptidase, translating into MKKLFVTLLPLLIVAIVLYVIFKPNPMDKSMTYNSNEKSGDCLILVNKSNTLPNDYIPKNLIMPNVKFASCASNEEKMMQGEAAKALEELFKSASKEKINLYGLSAYRSYETQKQVYDKRVKTVGKKQADKYVAQPGASEHQTGLAIDVTNGDGAKDKLKVDFGQTKEGKWLKSNAQNLGFIMRYPMEKENITGYSYESWHIRYVGADVAKKIYNKHMVLEEYLKNK; encoded by the coding sequence TTGAAGAAGTTATTTGTAACACTATTACCACTGTTAATAGTAGCAATAGTACTTTATGTTATATTTAAACCTAATCCAATGGACAAGAGTATGACTTATAATAGTAATGAAAAGTCCGGTGATTGCCTAATTTTAGTAAATAAGAGTAATACATTACCTAATGATTACATACCTAAAAATTTGATAATGCCTAATGTTAAATTTGCATCATGTGCATCAAATGAGGAAAAAATGATGCAGGGTGAAGCGGCTAAAGCATTGGAAGAATTATTTAAGAGTGCTAGTAAGGAAAAGATAAACTTATATGGGTTATCAGCTTATAGATCTTATGAAACACAGAAACAAGTTTATGATAAAAGAGTAAAAACAGTAGGTAAAAAACAAGCTGATAAATATGTAGCACAACCTGGAGCTAGTGAGCATCAAACTGGACTTGCAATTGATGTAACTAATGGAGATGGTGCCAAAGATAAATTAAAAGTAGACTTTGGACAAACTAAAGAAGGAAAGTGGTTGAAATCCAATGCTCAAAATCTTGGATTTATTATGAGATATCCTATGGAAAAAGAAAATATAACGGGGTATAGTTATGAATCTTGGCATATCCGCTATGTTGGAGCAGATGTAGCTAAGAAAATAT